A region of Paenibacillus thiaminolyticus DNA encodes the following proteins:
- a CDS encoding glycosyltransferase family 2 protein, with translation MTIILPVYNEEVHIDGTLAIIREQLAQLGESFEMLIVDDGSTDRTWLRIEETCRRFAELSAIRLSRNFGKELALCAGLEHARGRAVIVMDADLQHPPSLLGEMVRLWKEDGYEIVECVKRSRGKEPLRNKLGSASFYYILNRLSGFDLRGASDFKLLDGKVVEAWRNMPERKTFFRGMTAWLGFSRTQIEFEVPERAGSTTRWSFLGLIRLAVQAVTSFSSLPLRFVTLAGIMFLIGAIILGGQTLYRKIVGEAVTGFTTVILLQLIIGSIVMVSLGIIGEYIASIYNEAKGRPRYVIGERIAARETEMPTSGSELLWLKK, from the coding sequence ATGACGATCATTCTCCCAGTGTATAACGAGGAAGTTCATATTGATGGAACGTTGGCAATCATTCGTGAACAGCTGGCGCAGCTTGGCGAGAGCTTCGAAATGCTTATCGTTGATGACGGCTCGACGGATCGGACTTGGTTGCGGATTGAGGAGACCTGCCGGCGCTTTGCTGAATTGTCAGCGATCCGCTTAAGCCGCAATTTCGGGAAGGAGCTTGCGTTATGCGCCGGGCTGGAGCATGCGAGAGGCCGCGCCGTCATCGTGATGGATGCGGATCTCCAGCACCCGCCTTCGCTCCTGGGGGAAATGGTGCGCCTGTGGAAGGAAGATGGCTATGAAATCGTCGAATGCGTGAAGCGAAGCCGCGGGAAGGAGCCGCTGCGCAACAAATTAGGCTCTGCGTCGTTTTATTATATATTGAACCGATTGTCGGGCTTCGACCTGCGAGGCGCCTCCGACTTCAAGCTGCTGGACGGCAAGGTTGTGGAAGCTTGGCGGAATATGCCCGAGCGCAAAACCTTCTTCCGCGGCATGACAGCTTGGCTCGGCTTCAGCAGAACCCAGATTGAGTTCGAAGTTCCGGAACGCGCCGGCAGCACGACGCGGTGGAGCTTCCTCGGCCTGATCAGACTGGCGGTTCAAGCCGTGACCTCCTTCTCGTCGCTGCCGCTGCGCTTCGTGACGCTGGCTGGCATTATGTTTTTGATCGGGGCGATTATTTTGGGCGGGCAGACACTGTACCGCAAAATCGTCGGCGAGGCGGTAACGGGCTTCACGACCGTTATTCTGCTGCAGCTGATTATCGGCAGCATCGTTATGGTCAGCCTAGGCATTATCGGCGAGTATATCGCGTCCATCTACAATGAAGCGAAAGGGCGGCCGCGCTATGTCATCGGGGAGCGGATCGCAGCACGAGAAACGGAGATGCCAACTAGCGGAAGCGAACTGTTATGGTTAAAAAAATGA
- a CDS encoding GtrA family protein translates to MVKKMMKYGAVGVLGTLLHVGVLVLLVEWLGMNPIISSAIGFLLVLIVSYILNLLWTFGKTRGGRSAFIKYAVVSSVGLLMNTGVIYVAVEWMRWPYVLGQLLVIFVVPPSNFLLNYYWTFEYGVTRAKG, encoded by the coding sequence ATGGTTAAAAAAATGATGAAATACGGCGCCGTCGGCGTACTGGGCACTCTCTTGCATGTTGGAGTGCTTGTCTTGTTGGTAGAATGGCTTGGAATGAATCCGATCATCAGTTCCGCTATCGGCTTCCTTCTTGTGCTTATCGTGTCTTACATCCTGAACTTGTTGTGGACATTCGGCAAGACGCGGGGAGGACGGTCGGCTTTCATCAAATACGCGGTCGTCTCGTCGGTCGGTCTGCTTATGAATACGGGGGTGATATACGTTGCGGTGGAATGGATGCGATGGCCGTATGTGCTCGGGCAACTGCTCGTCATTTTCGTCGTTCCGCCAAGTAATTTTCTGCTGAACTATTATTGGACGTTTGAGTACGGAGTTACCAGAGCAAAGGGTTGA